A single Kiritimatiellia bacterium DNA region contains:
- a CDS encoding GspE/PulE family protein, translating into MPSANAARVPAAARRLCDRLRGLGRLTAEQVERVFEVVVQSGRPAGDVIVDLGLASEDDVGRALAEIYGLPFLELGPDFKLQPEDVALVPERVARRHLVCAFRRAGETFLTLVMKDPLDLAAVDAVRSLTSMEIRRAVSTAERIRRVIEREYRPDAHIERNLQDIVQTEQVESGPLEPAEAALDEDQLRILANDAPVVKFVNLLLMQAVRDRASDIHLEPGETDVRIRFRVDGVLREVTPPPRRLYPAIVTRIKILAEMDISERRIPLDGRLKFRLQGREIDVRVSSLPLVFGEKIVMRILDRASLVVDLDKIGFDPPEMLHRFKKILESPNGIILLTGPTGSGKTTTLYSALSYLNSPEVNIQTVEDPVEYVLKGINQTHVHAKVGMTFANALRAILRQDPDICLIGEIRDEETARIAMQASLTGHLVLSTLHTNDAPSAFSRLRDIGIEPYLIAATLRLVIAQRLIRLICPRCRRETTPTDEQRAALEAVWPESRHWTFYRGEGCEACGRTGYRGRQAVFEFLEVTTPIRELIVRRASDVEMREAAIRLGMETLVRNSLRKLERGLTTVEEAMAIWPTED; encoded by the coding sequence GTGCCGTCCGCGAACGCGGCGCGGGTGCCCGCTGCAGCGCGGCGACTCTGCGACCGTCTGCGCGGGCTCGGGCGGTTGACCGCGGAGCAGGTGGAGCGCGTGTTCGAGGTCGTTGTACAGAGCGGCCGGCCCGCGGGGGATGTGATTGTTGACCTCGGCCTCGCGAGCGAGGACGACGTCGGCCGCGCGCTCGCGGAGATCTACGGGCTGCCGTTTCTGGAGCTCGGCCCCGACTTCAAGCTTCAGCCCGAAGATGTCGCGTTAGTGCCGGAACGGGTCGCCCGGCGGCACCTTGTGTGCGCGTTCCGGAGAGCCGGGGAAACATTTCTGACGCTGGTGATGAAGGACCCGCTCGACCTGGCAGCGGTCGACGCGGTGCGCTCGCTCACCTCAATGGAAATCCGCCGGGCGGTGAGCACCGCGGAGCGCATCCGGCGGGTGATCGAGCGCGAGTACCGGCCCGACGCGCACATCGAGCGGAACCTGCAGGACATCGTTCAGACCGAACAAGTGGAAAGCGGCCCCCTCGAACCGGCCGAAGCCGCGCTGGACGAGGACCAACTGCGCATTCTCGCGAACGACGCGCCGGTGGTGAAATTCGTGAACCTGTTGCTGATGCAGGCGGTGCGCGACCGCGCCAGCGACATTCACCTGGAGCCCGGAGAAACGGACGTGCGGATCCGCTTCCGGGTGGACGGGGTGCTGCGCGAGGTGACCCCGCCCCCCCGCCGGCTCTATCCGGCGATCGTCACCCGGATCAAGATCCTCGCGGAGATGGACATCTCTGAGCGTCGGATCCCGCTCGACGGCCGGCTGAAGTTCCGGCTCCAGGGGCGCGAAATTGACGTGCGCGTCTCGTCGCTGCCCTTGGTGTTCGGCGAAAAAATCGTGATGCGGATTTTGGACCGTGCCTCGCTGGTGGTCGACCTGGACAAGATCGGTTTCGATCCGCCGGAAATGCTGCACCGTTTCAAGAAGATCCTCGAGTCGCCGAACGGTATCATCCTGCTGACCGGTCCGACCGGCAGCGGCAAGACGACGACGCTGTACAGCGCGCTCAGCTATCTGAACAGCCCCGAGGTGAACATCCAAACGGTAGAGGACCCGGTCGAGTATGTGCTGAAGGGCATCAACCAGACCCACGTGCACGCGAAGGTCGGCATGACATTCGCGAACGCACTGCGCGCGATTCTGCGGCAGGATCCGGACATCTGCCTGATCGGGGAGATTCGCGACGAGGAGACCGCTCGCATCGCGATGCAGGCGTCGCTGACCGGTCACCTGGTGCTCAGTACGCTGCACACGAACGATGCGCCCTCCGCATTCAGCCGGCTCCGGGACATCGGCATCGAGCCATATCTGATCGCGGCGACGCTGCGGCTGGTGATTGCACAGCGGTTGATCCGGCTGATCTGCCCGCGCTGTCGGCGCGAGACCACGCCCACCGACGAACAACGGGCCGCGTTGGAGGCGGTCTGGCCGGAGTCGCGCCACTGGACGTTCTACCGTGGGGAGGGGTGCGAGGCTTGCGGCCGCACCGGCTATCGAGGCCGGCAGGCGGTGTTTGAGTTTCTTGAGGTGACCACGCCGATCCGAGAGCTGATCGTGCGGCGAGCCAGCGACGTCGAGATGCGCGAGGCGGCGATCCGGCTCGGCATGGAGACGCTGGTCCGCAACAGCCTCCGCAAGCTCGAGCGCGGGCTGACCACTGTCGAGGAGGCGATGGCGATCTGGCCGACGGAGGACTGA
- a CDS encoding heparinase II/III-family protein, which translates to MSGRGAWAAAALALVAAAGGAAPEPPAGLAENLRPAHPRLWLTDERLTELQRAAVTDPTLAGWAARVVESARRLTGARPPPYQLSSSRGLLLEISRRHLDAIATLAFAWRWTNEAAFEAAARRFLLNACEFPDWHPDHFLDTAEMTCAVALGYDWLYGALDRDTRRRIEEALIRHGLEPGRRAYAGEARYGWWTRVSHNWNLVCNGGLLAGALAIGDVHPLWLNTIVRSAVTSMPRALASYAPDGGWGEGPSYWNYATTYVALGLDALRTALGTDFGLSRSPGLSSAAVVPLPWVGPTGLYFNFADASERARRRPAGCVMWLARAFNDRAAAADEHAQIAAGGAPSPWHVVWYVPAPRQRAPRPLDLCVRGEIPVVTMGGNLGDSNALWVAVKAGHNRINHGHLDLGTFVLDALGRRWVLDLGKDSYSLPGYFGRNRWRYFRNGSESHAVPLIRGRGQSPEGVSTVERFDSTPEAAAVVLDLTRAYGPPVRRFRRGVALVAARRAVTVRDELELEEAAEVRWGFVTGAEIRTDGDRRVTLRAGGAEVVLRALGPETASWRVSSAERPSPEERNRGLVRLDLVCAPAAAHRIVVVFAPVWPDGARDDAVAPPLDGGPLLLSNGEAR; encoded by the coding sequence GCGCTGGCATTGGTGGCAGCCGCTGGCGGAGCGGCGCCGGAACCGCCGGCCGGGCTGGCCGAAAACCTTCGGCCGGCGCATCCGCGGCTGTGGCTCACCGACGAACGGCTCACGGAATTGCAGCGGGCGGCGGTAACCGATCCGACGCTGGCGGGCTGGGCCGCGAGGGTGGTGGAGTCGGCCCGGAGGCTCACGGGCGCGCGGCCGCCCCCCTACCAGCTCAGCAGTTCGCGGGGGCTGCTGCTCGAGATCAGCCGCCGGCATCTGGACGCGATCGCGACGCTCGCATTTGCGTGGCGCTGGACCAACGAAGCCGCGTTCGAGGCGGCCGCGCGACGCTTTCTGCTGAACGCGTGCGAGTTTCCGGACTGGCATCCCGATCACTTTCTTGACACCGCGGAAATGACCTGCGCGGTCGCGCTTGGTTATGACTGGCTGTACGGGGCGCTCGACCGCGACACGCGGCGGCGGATCGAAGAGGCGCTCATCCGCCACGGCCTCGAGCCGGGCCGCCGCGCCTACGCGGGCGAGGCCCGCTACGGGTGGTGGACGCGCGTCAGCCACAACTGGAACCTTGTCTGCAACGGAGGACTGCTGGCCGGCGCGCTCGCGATCGGCGACGTTCACCCGCTCTGGCTCAATACGATCGTTCGGTCCGCCGTCACCTCGATGCCCCGCGCGCTGGCGAGCTACGCGCCAGACGGCGGGTGGGGGGAGGGCCCCAGTTACTGGAACTACGCGACCACTTATGTCGCGTTGGGCTTGGACGCGCTGCGGACGGCGCTGGGGACCGACTTCGGCCTCTCGCGGTCGCCGGGGCTGTCCAGCGCGGCGGTCGTCCCCCTTCCGTGGGTCGGCCCCACGGGCCTCTACTTCAATTTCGCCGACGCGAGCGAACGGGCGCGTCGCCGCCCGGCCGGCTGCGTGATGTGGCTGGCGCGCGCGTTCAATGACCGTGCGGCGGCGGCGGACGAGCACGCGCAGATCGCTGCCGGCGGCGCGCCCTCACCGTGGCATGTGGTCTGGTATGTGCCCGCGCCGCGGCAGCGGGCGCCGCGTCCGCTCGATCTGTGTGTGCGCGGCGAGATTCCGGTGGTCACGATGGGCGGGAACCTGGGGGATTCCAATGCGCTGTGGGTGGCGGTGAAGGCAGGTCACAACCGAATCAACCACGGACATCTCGACCTCGGCACGTTCGTGCTGGACGCGCTCGGCCGACGATGGGTGCTGGACCTCGGCAAGGACAGCTACAGTCTTCCCGGCTACTTTGGTCGGAATCGGTGGCGATACTTCCGCAACGGCAGCGAAAGCCACGCGGTCCCGCTGATCCGCGGGCGAGGGCAGTCGCCGGAGGGCGTCTCGACGGTAGAGCGGTTCGATAGCACGCCCGAGGCCGCCGCGGTGGTGCTGGATCTGACGCGGGCGTACGGGCCGCCGGTGCGGCGGTTCCGGCGCGGCGTCGCGCTCGTCGCCGCGCGCCGGGCGGTGACCGTGCGGGACGAGCTCGAGTTGGAGGAGGCCGCGGAGGTGCGGTGGGGATTTGTCACCGGCGCGGAGATTCGAACGGACGGTGACCGCCGCGTCACTCTTCGCGCCGGCGGTGCGGAGGTGGTGCTGCGCGCGCTGGGGCCGGAGACCGCGTCGTGGCGTGTGAGCAGCGCGGAGCGGCCCTCACCGGAGGAGCGCAACCGGGGTCTGGTGCGGTTGGATCTGGTCTGTGCGCCGGCCGCCGCCCATCGGATCGTGGTGGTGTTCGCGCCGGTGTGGCCGGACGGGGCACGCGACGACGCCGTCGCGCCGCCGCTCGACGGCGGGCCGTTGCTTTTGTCCAACGGCGAAGCGCGCTGA
- a CDS encoding secretin and TonB N-terminal domain-containing protein, producing the protein MRCRWSGLLGGVALLLGRGWEPAASQAPATAAPPAAVIPPSIETDLVTLNIQDADIQQVLEAFRRQTGRNIVIGPEVRGTVNVRVDNLAWDRALDVILRPYGFTYELADGVIIVTKADPSKAASAAAEPVLVKVFQLKYLDASDLEDVIRPHLSSGGSMVVLRPLGQYWEPETASGGGSRGAGSGPDTALARGRRTLESKAVVRSKRFIVRDTAAVLKVVEQLVEQLDVPSPQVLIEARFVEVSSDAARDLGIQLDVERVFLNGRNVQRVLGESLTLDARPRVLPTDAPFTAMRPFTTGGQLFFQQLTDVQYSILLHALEDILGANVLSSPRIVTLNNQEARILVGEKFPILTYQNTPVGGGSVQTQVTLEYYEKIGIQLAVVPQICDGGRISMIVRPSVSDRISLVETYPVLSTREAETQIMLRSGETIVIGGLVRERERSETFRVPLLGEIPLLGALFRRETKVKDKVDLLIFLTATILEPGAATATPAP; encoded by the coding sequence ATGAGGTGCCGGTGGTCGGGGCTGCTGGGGGGAGTCGCGCTGCTGCTGGGAAGGGGGTGGGAGCCCGCGGCCTCGCAGGCGCCCGCGACGGCTGCGCCGCCTGCCGCGGTGATCCCGCCTTCCATCGAGACGGATCTCGTCACCCTCAACATTCAGGACGCGGACATTCAGCAGGTGCTCGAAGCGTTTCGGCGTCAGACCGGCCGCAACATCGTGATCGGTCCCGAGGTGCGCGGAACCGTGAACGTCCGCGTGGACAACCTGGCGTGGGACCGGGCGCTGGACGTAATCCTGCGGCCCTACGGGTTCACGTATGAGCTGGCCGACGGCGTGATCATCGTGACGAAGGCAGATCCTTCGAAGGCTGCTTCCGCCGCGGCGGAGCCGGTGTTGGTGAAGGTGTTCCAGCTGAAGTACCTCGACGCCTCGGACCTGGAGGACGTGATTCGGCCGCATCTGAGCTCGGGGGGCTCGATGGTGGTGCTGCGGCCGCTGGGGCAGTACTGGGAGCCGGAGACCGCCTCGGGGGGAGGGTCGCGCGGAGCGGGCTCCGGGCCGGACACCGCGCTGGCGCGCGGCCGCCGTACGCTGGAGTCCAAGGCGGTGGTGCGCAGCAAGCGGTTCATCGTGCGCGACACCGCAGCGGTGCTGAAAGTGGTCGAGCAGCTCGTCGAACAGTTGGACGTGCCCTCGCCGCAGGTGCTGATCGAGGCCCGGTTCGTCGAGGTGAGCTCCGATGCGGCGCGCGACCTGGGGATTCAGTTGGATGTGGAGCGGGTGTTTCTGAACGGCCGGAACGTTCAGCGGGTGCTGGGAGAGTCGCTTACGCTCGACGCTCGTCCGAGGGTGCTGCCGACCGACGCGCCCTTCACCGCGATGCGGCCGTTCACAACCGGAGGCCAGCTCTTCTTCCAGCAGCTCACCGACGTGCAATACTCCATTCTGTTGCATGCGCTGGAAGACATTCTGGGCGCGAACGTGCTCTCCTCACCCCGCATCGTAACGCTGAACAACCAGGAGGCGCGGATCCTGGTGGGCGAGAAGTTTCCGATTTTGACCTACCAGAACACCCCGGTGGGGGGCGGCAGCGTGCAGACGCAGGTGACGCTCGAGTATTACGAAAAAATCGGGATCCAGCTGGCGGTTGTGCCGCAGATTTGCGACGGAGGCCGAATCAGCATGATCGTGCGGCCGTCGGTGTCGGACCGCATTTCGCTGGTGGAGACCTATCCGGTGCTCTCGACGCGCGAAGCGGAGACGCAGATCATGCTGCGCAGCGGCGAGACCATTGTGATCGGTGGGCTCGTGCGTGAGCGCGAGCGCAGCGAAACGTTCCGGGTGCCGCTGCTGGGGGAAATTCCGCTGCTTGGCGCACTGTTCCGGCGGGAGACCAAGGTGAAGGACAAGGTCGACCTGTTGATCTTCCTGACCGCGACAATCCTCGAGCCGGGCGCCGCAACGGCGACGCCGGCGCCGTAG
- a CDS encoding type II secretion system F family protein has protein sequence MPALTTFQFTARNSAGLVVRSSIEAADRADALARLRAQGYLVVELVAKGEGGGGGATAVAAAPRRRWIQTGRPITISDKAVFCRQLAITVNAGMPLRDALDSIANDMDHPTFRKVLQDIVRRLHEGETFSQAVARHPDHFNTLFVALIRAAEESGSLPETLEQLAAYMERNEKLVKKIRAVTSYPLFIFIFFILVCVVMTTFVLPKFMESFRGFNVPLPKLTRVVFGVNQFLIDHWPWLVGALLVPVVTVAVMRRSPAGRRRLDALVLKLPLFGICIREFALARFCRNLSIMLRGGVGVTTAMDITSAVSGNSVIVESLQRAKERIVNGERIAASLARDPEIPRLVIRMVGVGEESGRLPEVLEKIAGMYEEYVENRIVTATSLFEPIVICLFGGVVLVLVMAIYLPIFTVSQTVH, from the coding sequence GTGCCCGCGTTGACGACGTTTCAGTTCACCGCCCGCAACTCCGCGGGGCTGGTGGTGAGGTCTTCGATCGAAGCGGCGGACCGGGCGGACGCACTCGCGCGTCTGCGCGCGCAGGGATATCTGGTGGTGGAACTGGTCGCCAAGGGAGAGGGGGGGGGCGGCGGTGCGACCGCGGTCGCCGCCGCACCGAGACGGCGCTGGATCCAGACCGGCCGTCCAATCACAATTTCGGACAAGGCGGTCTTCTGCCGGCAACTTGCGATTACCGTGAACGCGGGCATGCCGCTGCGCGACGCCCTGGACTCCATCGCGAACGACATGGACCATCCCACGTTCCGAAAGGTGCTGCAGGACATCGTGCGGCGGCTGCACGAGGGTGAGACATTTTCACAGGCCGTCGCGCGCCACCCGGACCATTTCAATACGCTGTTCGTTGCGTTGATCCGCGCCGCGGAGGAGTCAGGAAGCCTGCCGGAGACCCTCGAGCAACTTGCCGCGTACATGGAACGGAACGAGAAGCTGGTGAAAAAGATCCGGGCGGTCACCTCCTATCCGCTATTCATCTTCATCTTTTTTATCCTCGTGTGCGTTGTGATGACCACGTTCGTGCTGCCAAAGTTCATGGAAAGCTTCCGGGGATTCAATGTGCCGCTGCCGAAGCTGACGCGCGTGGTGTTCGGCGTGAACCAGTTCCTGATTGACCACTGGCCCTGGCTGGTGGGCGCACTACTGGTGCCGGTGGTGACTGTGGCGGTCATGCGCCGCTCGCCGGCCGGCCGCCGCCGGCTGGACGCGCTGGTGTTGAAACTGCCGCTGTTTGGCATCTGCATTCGCGAGTTCGCGCTGGCCCGCTTCTGCCGCAATCTCTCGATCATGCTGCGCGGCGGTGTCGGCGTCACCACCGCAATGGACATCACGTCGGCGGTCAGCGGCAACAGCGTGATCGTCGAATCGCTGCAGCGGGCGAAGGAGCGGATTGTGAATGGCGAGCGGATCGCCGCCAGCCTTGCGCGAGACCCCGAGATCCCGCGGTTGGTGATCCGGATGGTCGGCGTGGGGGAAGAGTCCGGCCGGCTGCCGGAGGTGCTCGAAAAGATCGCCGGCATGTATGAGGAATACGTGGAGAACCGGATCGTCACCGCGACGTCACTCTTCGAACCGATCGTGATCTGCCTGTTTGGCGGCGTCGTGCTGGTGCTGGTGATGGCGATCTATCTGCCGATCTTCACCGTTTCGCAGACGGTGCACTGA
- a CDS encoding DUF4159 domain-containing protein yields the protein MTALTFARTFAAAAIALACASKSDAQMLFPGDGSDEPGFVPPVVGDLPPPPPARMSSGESYIPYPPPPVVPQARSEKKNPPTPPVMFTKLRSPHGMLDWATRPDDLNNLLREMKSSMDVHLACEVKSLEEVDPNPERNPILFRSGHFRIRHTPAERARLRQYLLAGGMIIYDAAAGSKPFYDSAVAELRETFPEVPVQRLGPDHPIFHAYYDLDRVDYRAGVRAAGYHDQTPWFDGVTINCRVVAVVSRWGLGIGWDGNTDDSLRAYTVDSARKLGVNLMAYATAQRAWARQFAHALQFVDREPSSVGRISIAQIVYDGEWKTRHKGLSVLLQQFHQKTGVPVKFAVREIRLSDPSLFDSPLLYLTGHEEFRLSEVEVRNLREYLRRGGFLFSEACCGRAAFDQALRRELRRALPESTLTTIPTGDPLLTLPNRIETVGLTPALAQRLSRSRAEPRLEGIILDGHLAVVHSPWGLAGGWELSPNPYALALDESSSLAVGINVLMAALTQ from the coding sequence ATGACAGCGCTCACGTTCGCGAGAACATTCGCCGCCGCCGCGATCGCGCTGGCGTGTGCGTCCAAGAGCGACGCCCAGATGCTGTTTCCGGGCGACGGCTCCGACGAGCCGGGGTTCGTCCCGCCCGTCGTCGGCGACCTGCCACCACCCCCGCCGGCGCGAATGTCGTCCGGCGAATCCTACATCCCGTATCCGCCGCCGCCCGTGGTGCCGCAGGCGCGGTCCGAAAAAAAGAATCCGCCCACCCCCCCCGTGATGTTCACGAAACTGCGGTCGCCCCACGGCATGCTCGACTGGGCCACCCGCCCCGACGATCTGAACAACCTGTTGCGGGAGATGAAGTCGAGCATGGACGTGCATCTGGCCTGCGAGGTGAAGTCGCTCGAGGAGGTGGATCCCAATCCGGAACGCAATCCGATTCTGTTCCGCTCCGGCCACTTTCGGATCCGTCACACCCCCGCCGAGCGGGCGCGCCTGCGCCAGTACCTGCTGGCCGGCGGAATGATCATCTACGATGCGGCGGCCGGCTCGAAGCCGTTTTACGACTCGGCAGTCGCGGAGTTGCGCGAAACGTTCCCCGAGGTGCCGGTGCAGCGACTGGGACCGGATCACCCGATCTTCCACGCCTACTACGACCTCGACCGGGTGGACTACCGTGCCGGCGTCCGCGCCGCGGGCTACCATGACCAGACGCCGTGGTTCGATGGCGTGACGATCAACTGCCGGGTGGTCGCCGTAGTGTCCCGGTGGGGACTCGGCATTGGCTGGGACGGCAACACCGACGACAGCCTGCGCGCCTACACGGTCGACTCGGCGCGGAAGCTCGGCGTCAATCTGATGGCCTATGCGACCGCGCAGCGGGCGTGGGCCCGGCAGTTCGCGCACGCGCTGCAGTTTGTGGACCGGGAGCCCTCTTCCGTGGGGCGCATCTCCATCGCGCAGATCGTGTATGACGGCGAATGGAAAACGCGCCACAAGGGGCTGAGCGTCTTGCTGCAACAGTTCCATCAGAAAACGGGCGTGCCGGTGAAGTTCGCGGTGAGGGAAATCCGGCTCTCCGATCCCTCCCTGTTCGACTCACCGCTGCTGTATCTGACCGGCCACGAGGAGTTCCGCCTCTCGGAGGTGGAGGTGCGGAACTTGCGAGAGTACCTGCGGCGCGGCGGGTTCCTCTTCTCGGAAGCGTGCTGCGGCCGCGCCGCCTTCGATCAGGCGCTTCGCCGTGAGCTGCGCCGGGCACTGCCGGAAAGCACGTTGACGACGATCCCGACCGGCGACCCGTTGTTGACGCTGCCGAACCGGATCGAAACGGTGGGCCTCACTCCCGCGCTCGCGCAGCGGCTGAGCCGCTCCCGTGCGGAACCCCGCCTAGAAGGAATCATCCTGGACGGCCACCTCGCGGTGGTCCATTCGCCGTGGGGGCTGGCGGGAGGGTGGGAGCTGTCGCCCAACCCCTACGCGCTGGCGCTGGACGAATCCTCCTCGCTCGCCGTTGGAATCAACGTACTGATGGCCGCGCTGACGCAGTAA
- a CDS encoding PilT/PilU family type 4a pilus ATPase, translated as MFDARELLAEMVRLGASDLVLTVGAPPQMRVHGLLTPWGDRPLSRDDTRQLAQSFMQDRHWVSFDERGSADLAASLDDTARFRVHVFKQQGAVALAIRQIATQIPPFEALGLPASVRDFAMAPFGLVLITGPAGSGKSTTLAALIDHINHHRQGHVICLEDPIEYVHRHRRCTIEQIEIGEDAPTFAEALRNVFRQTPDVIMVGEMRDRETIALALTLAETGHLILATLHTQDTANAINRVVDTFPADQQQQILMQLSMTLVGICSQQLLIATDHRRRVLACEVLKANSAIRNLIREGAIQQIYSVLQIGRGEGMQTMEDSLWQLHALGLITEEQAMSRSGRPKEMQRLLQTRGRSGGREGTTR; from the coding sequence ATGTTCGATGCTCGCGAGCTGCTTGCCGAGATGGTGCGACTCGGCGCGTCGGACCTGGTGTTGACGGTGGGCGCGCCGCCTCAAATGCGCGTTCATGGCTTGCTCACACCGTGGGGCGACCGGCCGCTCTCGCGGGACGACACCCGTCAACTGGCGCAGTCGTTCATGCAGGACCGCCACTGGGTTTCGTTTGACGAGCGCGGCAGCGCGGATCTGGCCGCATCGCTCGACGACACCGCGCGGTTTCGCGTGCATGTGTTCAAACAGCAGGGCGCGGTGGCGCTGGCGATCCGCCAGATCGCGACGCAGATTCCGCCGTTCGAGGCGTTGGGGCTGCCCGCGTCCGTGCGCGACTTCGCGATGGCGCCGTTTGGGTTGGTGCTGATCACGGGGCCCGCCGGCAGTGGTAAGTCCACCACGCTGGCCGCGCTGATTGACCACATCAATCATCATCGTCAGGGACATGTGATCTGCCTCGAAGACCCGATCGAGTACGTTCACCGCCACCGGCGCTGCACCATCGAACAGATCGAGATCGGAGAGGACGCTCCGACGTTCGCGGAGGCGCTGCGCAACGTGTTCCGTCAGACGCCGGACGTGATCATGGTCGGCGAAATGCGCGACCGGGAGACCATTGCGCTGGCGCTGACGCTCGCGGAGACGGGCCATCTCATCCTTGCGACACTGCACACACAGGACACCGCGAACGCGATCAACCGGGTGGTGGACACCTTTCCGGCCGACCAGCAGCAGCAGATTTTGATGCAGCTGTCGATGACGCTGGTGGGCATCTGTTCGCAGCAGCTGCTCATCGCGACCGACCACCGCCGCCGCGTGTTGGCCTGCGAGGTGTTGAAAGCGAACAGCGCGATCCGCAATCTGATCCGGGAGGGGGCGATCCAGCAGATTTACTCGGTGCTGCAGATCGGCCGAGGCGAAGGCATGCAGACGATGGAGGACTCGCTGTGGCAACTGCACGCGCTGGGACTGATCACGGAGGAGCAGGCGATGAGCCGGTCGGGGCGACCGAAGGAGATGCAGAGACTGCTGCAGACGCGGGGGCGGTCCGGCGGGCGGGAGGGCACAACGCGATGA
- a CDS encoding saccharopine dehydrogenase NADP-binding domain-containing protein — protein sequence MSPSRSTPRRAAARGSPPLHIVFIGMGAVGSGMLICLSELADRDSVPVRFTVFTTHPERARDALFNAESLFDRIEFVAVPDFAPLFDTAPPYDRMLRGATVVINAALPAFNSPTIELALRLGAHSVDLASDMYNEETERTLTFPQYRHDAALRARGTTAFINLGVAPGMTDFLIGERMHDLLAVDRKDLEVESIDLFLLEDIDSDSVIFSWSPVVALEELAQRPRVIRDGALVALEPFASSREYLFPHEPEPTRQYPLYQEELLSLHRAFPEVEAISVYTGGSEVELVKALFQLNLLSKRTLPDRPDLTVEALVRSLLPGMKNPRRIEAYLRDGSIRRAHFAAAAEIRVSERIRTERRTVIETIGLSYQRYRGLIGSPYAGATYISYPTAVCAAILLWHALEHLRTGRGARLAGVVSGEDLARLLPRSRAHAIRRDLVAWDIELFGGVRDATES from the coding sequence ATGTCTCCATCTCGTTCCACCCCGCGCCGCGCCGCCGCCCGCGGCAGTCCGCCGCTCCACATTGTCTTCATCGGCATGGGTGCAGTCGGTTCCGGCATGCTGATCTGTCTGAGCGAGCTGGCCGATCGCGATTCGGTGCCGGTGCGCTTCACGGTGTTCACTACCCATCCGGAGCGCGCCCGCGATGCGCTGTTCAACGCGGAATCGCTCTTCGACCGCATCGAGTTCGTTGCGGTGCCAGACTTCGCGCCACTGTTCGACACCGCCCCGCCCTACGACCGGATGCTGCGGGGAGCCACCGTCGTCATCAACGCCGCGCTTCCGGCCTTCAACAGCCCCACCATTGAGCTGGCGCTGCGGCTCGGCGCACACTCGGTGGACCTCGCCTCCGACATGTACAACGAGGAAACCGAGCGGACGCTCACCTTTCCCCAGTACCGCCACGACGCCGCGCTGCGCGCGCGCGGCACCACCGCGTTCATCAACCTCGGCGTTGCGCCGGGCATGACGGACTTTCTGATCGGCGAACGCATGCACGACCTGCTGGCGGTGGACCGCAAGGATCTGGAGGTCGAGAGCATTGACCTGTTCCTGTTGGAGGACATCGACTCCGACTCGGTGATCTTCTCCTGGTCGCCCGTGGTCGCGCTGGAGGAGCTCGCCCAGCGGCCGCGGGTGATCCGGGACGGCGCGCTCGTCGCGCTGGAGCCGTTCGCGTCGTCGCGCGAGTACCTCTTCCCGCACGAGCCGGAACCCACACGCCAATACCCGCTCTACCAGGAAGAACTACTCTCGCTGCACCGTGCGTTCCCGGAGGTGGAGGCGATCAGCGTGTACACCGGCGGCTCGGAGGTCGAACTGGTGAAGGCGCTCTTTCAGTTGAACCTGCTGTCGAAACGAACGCTGCCGGACCGGCCGGACCTCACCGTCGAGGCGCTGGTGCGCTCGCTGCTGCCGGGCATGAAGAACCCCCGCCGCATCGAGGCATACCTGCGCGACGGCAGCATTCGCCGGGCGCACTTTGCGGCGGCCGCGGAGATCCGGGTGAGCGAGCGCATTCGCACCGAACGGCGGACCGTGATCGAGACGATCGGCCTCAGCTATCAGCGCTACCGCGGTCTGATCGGCTCGCCCTATGCGGGCGCCACCTACATCTCCTACCCGACCGCGGTGTGCGCGGCGATCCTGCTGTGGCATGCGCTCGAACACCTGCGGACTGGCCGCGGCGCGCGGCTGGCCGGTGTCGTCAGCGGGGAGGACCTTGCACGATTGCTGCCGCGTTCCCGCGCCCACGCGATCCGCCGCGACCTGGTCGCGTGGGATATCGAGTTGTTCGGTGGCGTCCGTGACGCGACGGAAAGCTGA